In one Molothrus aeneus isolate 106 chromosome 8, BPBGC_Maene_1.0, whole genome shotgun sequence genomic region, the following are encoded:
- the LBX1 gene encoding transcription factor LBX1 yields MTSKEEPKPSSGEERRRSPLDHLPPPANSNKPLTPFSIEDILNKPSVRRSYTLCGTAHLLSAAEKHPPAGLPLSGRALLSQTSPLCALEELASKTFKGLEVSVLQAAEGRDGMTIFGQRQTPKKRRKSRTAFTNHQIYELEKRFLYQKYLSPADRDQIAQQLGLTNAQVITWFQNRRAKLKRDLEEMKADVESAKKLGPNPAVDIVALAELEPSAEGRGKARPGSPPPPPAAAREPGAPPPPRPASPPTERPRSRRDSEEEEEEEEEDVEIDVDD; encoded by the exons ATGACTTCCAAAGAAGAACCCAAGCCCTCCTCGGGGGAAGAACGGCGGCGGAGCCCCTTGGATCACCTCCCACCGCCGGCCAACTCCAACAAGCCCCTCACCCCCTTCAGCATCGAGGACATCCTCAACAAGCCCTCGGTGCGGAGGAGTTACACCCTCTGCGGAACGGCCCACCTCCTCTCCGCCGCCGAGAAGCACCCCCCGGCCGGGCTGCCCCTCTCCGGCCGGGCGCTGCTCTCCCAGACCTCGCCCCTCTGCGCCCTGGAAGAGCTGGCCAGCAAGACCTTCAAGGGGCTGGAAGTCAGCGTGCTGCAGGCGGCCGAAG GCCGGGACGGGATGACCATCTTCGGGCAGCGGCAAACGCCGAAGAAGCGTCGGAAGTCGCGGACGGCCTTCACCAACCACCAGATCTACGAGCTGGAGAAGCGGTTCCTCTACCAAAAATACCTGTCGCCGGCGGACCGGGACCAGATcgcccagcagctggggctcACCAACGCCCAGGTCATCACCTGGTTCCAGAACCGCCGCGCCAAGCTCAAGAGAGACCTGGAGGAGATGAAGGCCGACGTGGAATCGGCCAAAAAGCTGGGCCCCAACCCCGCCGTGGACATCGTGGCCTTGGCCGAGCTGGAGCCCAGCGCCGAGGGACGGGGCAAGGCGCGGCCCGggtccccgccgccgccccccgccgccgcccgggaGCCCGgcgctccgccgccgccccgccccgcctcGCCCCCCACGGAGCGGCCCCGCAGCCGCCGGGacagcgaggaggaggaggaagaggaggaggaggacgtgGAGATCGACGTGGATGACTGA